One window of Rhizobium leguminosarum genomic DNA carries:
- a CDS encoding ABC transporter ATP-binding protein has translation MTSLELREINKNYGSYHALRGIDLSVAQGEFIVMVGPSGCGKSTLLKSIAGLETISSGQILINGRDVSKQEPGDRGIAMVFQSYALYPHMTVAENMGFGLRMAKRPKVEIEAAVARAAKILRITDQLDKRPKQLSGGQRQRVAIGRAITRSPEVFLFDEPLSNLDAALRTQMRVELSSLHAELGATMVYVTHDQVEAMTMASRIVVLNQGIIEQVGSPLELYRNPDNLFVAGFLGAPRMNFLGVTVDDVSGRHMTVSAPGLVPVTVELAQATTLAKGASLTLGVRPETISMVADASEGGAIEGEVRLVEHLGRETILYVDAGNLQTIASESGTGNITVQLSYVAPFAAEQKVALKLDARELYLFSSDGGRTISARKTILDR, from the coding sequence ATGACCAGTCTCGAACTTCGTGAGATCAACAAGAACTACGGCAGCTATCATGCGCTGCGCGGCATCGACCTTTCGGTCGCGCAAGGCGAGTTCATCGTCATGGTCGGGCCGTCGGGCTGCGGCAAGTCCACGCTTCTGAAGTCGATCGCCGGCCTGGAGACGATTTCTTCCGGCCAGATCCTGATCAATGGCCGCGACGTCAGCAAACAGGAGCCGGGCGATCGCGGCATCGCCATGGTCTTCCAGTCCTATGCGCTCTATCCGCATATGACGGTGGCGGAGAACATGGGCTTCGGCCTGCGCATGGCGAAGCGCCCGAAGGTCGAGATCGAGGCGGCCGTGGCGCGCGCCGCCAAGATCCTGCGGATCACCGATCAGCTCGACAAGCGGCCGAAGCAACTATCAGGCGGCCAGCGGCAACGTGTGGCGATCGGCCGGGCGATCACCCGCTCGCCCGAGGTCTTCCTGTTCGACGAGCCGTTGTCGAACCTCGATGCGGCGCTCAGGACCCAGATGCGCGTCGAATTGAGCAGCCTGCATGCCGAACTCGGCGCCACCATGGTCTATGTCACCCACGATCAGGTGGAGGCGATGACCATGGCAAGCCGCATCGTCGTCCTCAACCAGGGGATTATCGAGCAGGTCGGCTCGCCGCTGGAGCTCTACCGCAACCCCGACAATCTCTTCGTCGCCGGCTTCCTCGGCGCGCCCAGAATGAACTTCCTCGGCGTCACAGTCGACGACGTCTCCGGCCGACACATGACTGTTTCGGCGCCCGGTCTCGTGCCGGTGACGGTGGAGTTGGCGCAGGCGACGACGCTTGCAAAAGGCGCCAGCCTGACGCTCGGCGTTCGTCCGGAGACGATATCGATGGTCGCCGATGCCAGCGAGGGCGGGGCGATCGAGGGTGAGGTGCGGCTGGTCGAGCATCTCGGCCGCGAAACCATCCTCTATGTCGATGCCGGCAATCTCCAGACGATCGCCTCGGAAAGCGGCACCGGCAACATCACCGTGCAGCTGAGCTACGTCGCGCCCTTTGCCGCCGAGCAGAAGGTGGCGCTGAAGCTCGATGCCCGCGAGCTCTATCTCTTTTCATCAGATGGCGGCCGTACGATCAGCGCCCGCAAGACCATTCTCGACAGATAG
- a CDS encoding beta-galactosidase, with amino-acid sequence MSDKTLSVWNPVKTDRFLVGAPHYPEHVDESYWERDAERMAKAGFNTVRMAEFVWHILEPKLGTFDFDLFDRAISMLGRHGIDTILCTPTATPPRWLTVAHPEMLRVDGKGRPMSHGSRQHCDTASPVFREHSKRITRAMAEHYRDNPHVVGWQTDNELNTSMPESFSQATLTEFQAFLADKYGEIAKLNRAWGGDFWATAYDGFDQVVLPIEFGPTFPSPGHLQDYHRFLAFSTARFQHDQVEILRAVKPAWFVFHNLGGLRDIDFRGQFSKDLDFVGYDIYPMLYDEFQRLGNHAKVQALHLDICRGFSGNYIVPEQQSGFGSQPGFCTLTPEPGELRRMALSSVAHGADGLMFFRWRPAHFGAEIYWMGIIDHDDIGRHRYEEAKRFAREMIALQPKILGTYVRMDVGIAGSDFDNQEAHKTYPIGLPSPQDDAILLHQYCYDRGIACGFIHPEDDLSRLKLFYVPHWVMWKDEWTAKLEAFAASGGTVVIGARTGTRDEDNHVIRDTAPGTTLSKLTGVRVEDFGRLTAPGAKGLFDVMERSGGLVIPPNRPAESHRRERRFKIGNRELAAGHFYENLTVDGDVEVIAAWSNRYAEGQPMATARKVGKGQVVYLGTYLTPDLTEALNERLFPQAGIEPLVGGLPDGVEVTMRMNDERRLLFVQNYTDQPATIGGVPAGRDLLDGEKPVRGTLELEGYGCAIVELEG; translated from the coding sequence GTGTCCGATAAGACCCTCTCCGTATGGAACCCCGTCAAGACCGACCGCTTCCTCGTCGGCGCCCCGCATTACCCCGAGCATGTCGATGAAAGCTATTGGGAGCGCGACGCCGAGCGCATGGCCAAGGCCGGCTTCAACACCGTCAGAATGGCCGAATTCGTCTGGCATATTCTCGAGCCGAAGCTCGGCACCTTTGATTTCGACCTGTTCGACCGGGCCATATCAATGCTCGGCCGCCACGGCATCGACACGATCCTCTGCACGCCGACGGCGACGCCGCCGCGCTGGCTGACCGTGGCGCACCCCGAGATGCTTCGGGTCGACGGCAAGGGCCGGCCGATGAGCCACGGCTCGCGCCAGCACTGCGACACGGCAAGCCCGGTTTTCCGAGAGCACAGCAAGCGCATCACCAGGGCGATGGCCGAGCACTACCGAGACAATCCGCATGTCGTGGGCTGGCAGACCGACAACGAGTTGAACACCAGCATGCCGGAGAGCTTTTCCCAGGCAACGCTTACCGAATTCCAGGCTTTCCTCGCCGATAAATACGGCGAGATCGCCAAGCTCAACCGGGCCTGGGGCGGCGATTTCTGGGCGACGGCCTATGATGGTTTCGACCAGGTGGTGCTGCCGATCGAATTCGGCCCGACCTTCCCGAGCCCCGGCCATCTGCAGGATTACCACCGCTTCCTCGCCTTCTCCACGGCGCGCTTCCAGCACGATCAGGTCGAGATCCTCAGAGCGGTGAAACCCGCCTGGTTCGTCTTCCACAATCTCGGCGGCCTCAGGGATATCGATTTCCGCGGCCAGTTCAGCAAGGATCTCGATTTCGTCGGCTATGATATCTATCCGATGCTCTATGACGAGTTCCAGCGTCTCGGCAACCACGCCAAGGTGCAGGCGCTGCATCTCGATATCTGCCGCGGTTTCTCCGGCAATTACATCGTGCCCGAGCAGCAATCGGGCTTCGGCAGCCAGCCGGGCTTCTGCACGCTGACGCCGGAGCCGGGCGAATTGCGCCGCATGGCGCTGTCGTCGGTCGCCCACGGCGCCGACGGCCTGATGTTCTTTCGTTGGCGGCCGGCTCATTTCGGCGCCGAGATCTACTGGATGGGCATCATCGACCATGACGATATCGGCCGCCACCGCTATGAGGAGGCCAAGCGCTTCGCGAGGGAGATGATCGCGCTGCAGCCGAAGATCCTCGGCACCTATGTGCGCATGGATGTCGGCATTGCCGGCTCCGATTTCGACAATCAGGAAGCCCACAAGACCTATCCGATCGGCCTGCCGAGCCCGCAGGACGATGCGATCCTGCTGCACCAGTATTGCTATGATCGCGGCATCGCCTGCGGCTTCATCCATCCCGAGGACGATCTTTCCAGGCTGAAGCTCTTCTATGTCCCCCATTGGGTGATGTGGAAGGACGAGTGGACAGCCAAGCTCGAAGCCTTCGCGGCATCAGGCGGCACCGTCGTCATCGGCGCCCGCACTGGCACGCGCGATGAAGACAATCACGTCATCCGCGACACTGCGCCCGGCACCACCCTTTCGAAGCTGACGGGCGTGCGCGTCGAAGATTTCGGCCGTCTTACTGCCCCTGGCGCCAAGGGACTATTCGACGTGATGGAGCGTTCCGGCGGCCTCGTCATCCCGCCGAACAGGCCGGCCGAATCCCATCGCCGCGAACGCCGCTTCAAGATCGGCAACCGCGAACTGGCCGCCGGCCATTTCTACGAAAACCTGACCGTCGACGGCGATGTCGAAGTGATCGCCGCCTGGTCCAATCGTTATGCCGAGGGACAGCCGATGGCGACCGCGCGCAAGGTCGGCAAGGGGCAGGTGGTCTATCTCGGCACCTATCTCACGCCTGATCTGACCGAAGCGCTCAACGAACGCCTCTTCCCGCAGGCCGGCATCGAACCGCTGGTCGGCGGCCTGCCCGACGGCGTGGAGGTGACGATGCGGATGAATGACGAACGGCGGCTGCTCTTCGTGCAGAATTATACGGATCAGCCCGCGACAATCGGCGGCGTGCCGGCCGGGCGCGACCTGCTGGATGGGGAGAAGCCGGTGAGGGGTACGCTGGAGCTTGAGGGGTATGGGTGTGCGATTGTGGAGTTGGAAGGGTGA
- a CDS encoding carbohydrate ABC transporter permease — translation MQTLWRRQRWWLTPTLLIAPAIALFSTVILLSAVRSVWISLHDWDGFGPMVWIGFGNYVELYNDPQFYVSLKNNLIWLVMFMAAPPIGLAIALLVNQKIRGMRFLKSLFFIPLVLASVTVGVVFTWVYTPEFGLLALIFKAFGATAPAVLSDEHFVTFAIVIAALWPQVTFCMVLYLAGLNNLSEELIGAGRVDGARGWNMLWHIVLPQLTQVTFIAIAVTVVGALRSFDMVSVMTSGGPFGSSSVLAYQMFEQSIFSYRFGYGAAIASVLFVIMAVFIVWYLSRIIRTEERGG, via the coding sequence ATGCAGACATTATGGCGCCGCCAGCGTTGGTGGCTTACCCCGACTTTGCTCATCGCGCCTGCGATCGCGCTGTTTTCCACCGTCATCCTGCTGTCGGCGGTCCGCAGCGTCTGGATCAGTCTGCACGACTGGGACGGCTTCGGCCCGATGGTCTGGATCGGCTTCGGCAATTACGTCGAGCTCTACAATGATCCGCAATTCTACGTGTCGCTGAAGAACAACCTGATCTGGCTGGTGATGTTCATGGCCGCACCGCCGATCGGGCTCGCCATCGCGCTCTTGGTCAACCAGAAAATCCGCGGCATGCGCTTCCTGAAGTCGCTGTTCTTCATTCCGCTGGTGCTCGCTTCGGTCACTGTCGGCGTCGTGTTCACCTGGGTCTATACGCCGGAGTTCGGGCTGCTGGCGCTGATCTTCAAGGCGTTCGGGGCGACGGCGCCGGCGGTGCTGTCTGACGAGCATTTCGTCACCTTCGCCATCGTCATCGCCGCCCTCTGGCCGCAGGTCACCTTCTGCATGGTGCTTTATCTCGCCGGTCTCAACAATCTCAGCGAAGAGCTGATCGGCGCGGGGCGGGTCGATGGGGCGAGGGGCTGGAACATGCTGTGGCACATCGTGCTGCCGCAGCTGACCCAGGTGACCTTCATCGCCATTGCCGTCACCGTGGTCGGGGCGCTCCGCTCCTTCGACATGGTGTCGGTGATGACATCAGGCGGGCCGTTCGGATCGTCCTCGGTTCTCGCCTACCAGATGTTCGAGCAGTCGATCTTCTCCTACCGCTTCGGTTACGGCGCGGCGATCGCCTCGGTGCTGTTCGTGATCATGGCCGTCTTCATCGTCTGGTATCTCTCCCGCATCATCCGTACCGAAGAGAGGGGAGGCTGA
- a CDS encoding carbohydrate ABC transporter permease yields MYPRPIPETAVWQRRLYVLAVVIVLLLWLCPLFAIILTSFRSTEDVMGGNLWGWPTGIGVIDNYTAVFTQTPMARYFLNSLIITIPSVIGVLALSTLAGCVLSRYRFRGNMLIFALFVGGNFLPHQIMMIPVRDLMVRLDLIDTTAALIIFHVAFQTGFATLFMRNFIAALPDELFQAARAEGASPFQTLVHVAVPLVRPALAALAILIFTFIWNDYFWAVVLTVSDSVKPVTAGLANLRGEWVSAWNLISAGTIVVAVPPVVMFFLMQRHFIAGLTMGAVKG; encoded by the coding sequence ATGTATCCTCGTCCCATTCCCGAGACCGCCGTCTGGCAGCGCCGTCTCTATGTGCTTGCCGTCGTCATCGTGCTGCTGCTCTGGCTCTGCCCGCTGTTTGCGATCATCCTCACCTCGTTCCGCTCGACCGAGGATGTCATGGGCGGCAATCTGTGGGGATGGCCGACCGGCATCGGCGTCATCGACAATTACACGGCGGTCTTCACCCAGACGCCGATGGCCCGCTATTTCCTCAACAGCCTGATCATCACCATTCCCTCGGTGATCGGCGTGCTGGCGCTCAGCACACTCGCCGGCTGCGTGCTGTCGCGCTACCGCTTCCGCGGCAACATGCTGATCTTCGCGCTGTTCGTCGGCGGCAATTTCCTGCCGCACCAGATCATGATGATCCCGGTGCGCGACCTGATGGTGCGTCTCGACCTGATCGACACGACGGCGGCGCTGATCATCTTCCACGTCGCCTTCCAGACCGGCTTTGCGACGCTGTTCATGCGCAATTTCATCGCAGCACTCCCCGACGAACTGTTCCAGGCGGCCCGCGCCGAAGGCGCCTCTCCGTTCCAGACGCTGGTGCATGTGGCGGTCCCGCTGGTGCGACCGGCGCTCGCAGCACTTGCCATCCTGATCTTCACCTTCATCTGGAACGATTATTTCTGGGCCGTGGTGCTGACCGTCAGCGACAGCGTCAAACCGGTGACGGCAGGCCTTGCCAATCTTCGCGGCGAATGGGTCTCGGCCTGGAACCTTATTTCCGCGGGCACGATCGTCGTCGCCGTGCCGCCCGTGGTGATGTTCTTCCTGATGCAGCGGCACTTCATCGCCGGCCTGACCATGGGGGCGGTGAAGGGATGA